The segment GCACGGAGCTGGCCGCCGCCTTCTACGAGATCAGCAAGAATATCGAGAAGCTTGCCATCAAACGCTGATCTTCCCCGACCGGGGTGAATACACGCAAGGAAAAGGCCGCCGCTTCTTTCGAAGCCGGCGGCCTTCCGTGTTTCCGTCCATGGCGCGGCTCATGGCGGCGACGTGACTTAAAGTGCTGCAGCGTCCCTTGCGCGTCCAAAGGACGCGCGGCGCTCCAGGCGTCGCCGGCCGCGCATCTCGCGCCTTAACGGGAAGACTGCTTCCCGAAAGTGCAATCCGCTGAGGCCACGTTCTGGAAAACGAAATCACTCGACATCGGATCACCTCCTTTCGATTTGTTGAAGACGTCCTCATGATGGGGTGTCGATCCGCAAATGGCAAGGCGCCATCGTGAAAATGCGGTGTGGGCTTGCCGCTAACCGCTTGCGGCTATCAGATCGGACAGGCAAAGTCGCTGCCGGACCAGCGGGATGAGTAGGAAGGACGGGGATGGAGGCAGCCGACAGAGCCGCACGGATCGTTCGAACAGTTATCGAGACGTTGAAGCCGGGTTTCGCGGTCAGGCTGTGGAACGGCGAGCGAATCGGCCCCGCCACCGGCCCGGTGGTCACCATCAACGACCAGGACATCGTCTGGCAGGTGATGCGCCGGCCCAACCTCTCGACGCTGATCGAAATGTGGATCTCCAAGACCATCGACGTGGAAGACGGGTCGCTGTTCGATTTCTACGCTCTGCCTGCGAACGGCAAGCTCAGGACGAAGCTGAAGTCGTTGCCCAAGCTCGCGGTCCTGCGCGACCTGCCGGCCGTGCTGTTTTCGCGAAAGCAGATGACGGCGCGGACCGACCTTTCCGGGCGCAACCCCTTCGTCAGCGGGTCGAACAGGCAAGCGATCCAGCATCACTACGATATTTCGAACGCCTTCTACCGGCTCTTCCTCGATGAACGCATGGTCTATAGCTGCGGCTATTTCACCGATTTCACCAACGGCATCGACCAGGCGCAGAAAGACAAGCTCGATCATATCTGCCGCAAGCTCCGGCTGAAGCCGGGCGAAAAGCTGCTCGACATCGGCTGCGGCTGGGGAGCCATGCTCATCCATGCCGCGAAAAACTACGGCGTCGTAGGCCATGGCGTCTCGCTGTCGCAAGCCCAGACTGAGCTCGCCCGCGAGCGCATCCGTGCTGAGGGACTGGAGGATCGCATCACCATCGAGATAAAGTCCTATGCCGAGCTGTCCGGCTCCTTCGACAAGATCTCGTCGATCGGCATGTTCGAGCATCTCGGGCTGGCCAACCACGCCGCCTATTTCTCGACCATTCATCGCCTGCTCAAGCCGGGCGGCGTCTATCTGCACCACGCCATCACCCGGCGCGACAAGGGCAGCATCAAGAAGACCTTGCGCAAGGGCCCGGAATTCAAGGCGCTGATCAAATACATCTTTCCCGGCGGCGAGCTCGATACGATCGGCATGACCCTCGGCAATCTCGAGGCGCACGGGTTCCTCGTCTACGATGTCGAGAATTTGCGCGAGCACTACGCCCGCACCTGCCGTCTGTGGGCCGAGCGCCTCCACGCCCGCTTCGACGAAGCGATCGCCGAGGTCGGCGAAGCCAAGGCGCGCCTCTGGCTGCTTTATCTCACCGGCTGTTCGATCACTTTCGAACGCGCCTCGGCGCAGGTTTTCCAAACCGTCGTCACCAAGCGCGCGCGGGGCCCGAGCGGACTGCCGCCGACGCGGGCAGATCTTTATCGGTGATCAGCACACGTATTGCGTTCTGCAGCGATCCTTCGCGCCCCCCTTTTGTCGCCGGACAGAGGGGGCGCTGTCCCGGCTACATCTCAAATATTCTGCACCGACTAAACGAACCGCATCAAATCGCCCCACCCCGACACGGGCCCTACATCAGATCCTCTTGTTCTGCCGGTTGGCGATGAGGTCGTCGACGACCGCCGGGTCGGCCAGCGTCGAGGTATCGCCGAGTGCGGCAAAATCGTCCTCGGCGATCTTGCGCAGGATGCGACGCATGATCTTGCCAGAGCGGGTTTTCGGCAGGCCCGGAGCGAATTGGATCTTGTCGGGCGTGGCGATGGCGCCGATGTCCTTGCGGACATGGGCGACAAGTTCCTTGCGCAGTTCCTCGTTCGGATTCTCGCCAGCCATCAATGTGACGTAGCAGTAGATGCCCTGGCCCTTGATGTCGTGCGGATAGCCGACGACGGCGGCTTCCGAGACTTTGTCGTGCGAAACCAGCGCGGATTCGACCTCGGCCGTGCCCATGCGATGGCCGGAGACGTTGATGACGTCGTCGACGCGGCCGGTGATCCAGTAATAGCCGTCGGCGTCGCGGCGGCAGCCATCACCGGTAAAATACTTGCCCTTGTAGGTCGAAAAATAAGTCTGCACGAAGCGCTCGTGGTCGCCATAGACAGTGCGCATCTGGCCCGGCCACGAATCGGCGATGCAGAGGTTGCCGCTGGCAACGCCTTCCAGCACGTTGCCGTCGCCGTCGACCAGTTGCGGCTTGACGCCGAAGAACGGCCGCGTCGCGGAACCCGCCTTAAGCGGGGTGGCGCCGGGCAGCGGCGCTATCAGGATGCCGCCGGTCTCGGTCTGCCACCAGGTGTCGACAATCGGCACCTTGCCGTTACCGACGACATTGAAATACCACTCCCAGGCTTCCGGATTGATCGGCTCGCCGACCGTGCCGAGCACGCGCAGCGATTTGCGCGAGGTTTTGGTGACATGGGTGTCGCCGGCGCCCATCAGCGCACGCAACGCCGTCGGCGCGGTGTAGAAGATGTTGACCTTGTGCTTGTCGATGACCTCCCAGAAGCGGGATTGCGAGGGATAGTTCGGCACGCCTTCGAACATCAGCGTGGTGGCGCCGTTGGCGAGCGGCCCGTAGACGATATAGCTGTGGCCGGTGACCCAGCCGACATCGGCGGTGCACCAGTAGATGTCGCCGTCATGGTAGTCGAAGACATATTGGTGGGTCATCGAGACGTAGACGAGATAGCCGGCCGTGGTATGCAGAACGCCCTTCGGCTTGCCGGTCGAGCCCGATGTGTAGAGGATGAACAGCGGGTCCTCGGCCTTCATCTTCTCCGGCTTGCATTCCGCCTTAACCGTTGCGACCTCGTCGTGATACCAGACGTCGCGTCCGGCCACCCAGCCGGTCTTGCCGCCAGTGCGGCGCACGACGACGACCTTTTCGACTTTCGTTCCGGCCTTGGCGGCGATCTCTATCGCCTTGTCGGTGTTGTCCTTCAGCGGGATCGGCTTGCCGCCGCGCAGGCCCTCGTCGGCGGTGATGACGAAGCTTGATTTGCAGTCGTCGATGCGGCCGGCCAGCGCGTCGGGTGAGAAGCCGCCGAAGACCACCGAATGGATGGCGCCGATGCGTGTGCAGGCAAGCATCGCATAGGCGGCTTCCGGGATCATCGGCATGTAGATGGTGACGCGGTCGCCCTTCCTGACGCCGTGCTTCTTCATCACATTGGCGAGCCGGCAGACATGCGCGTAGAGCTCGTTATAGGTGATTTTCCTGTCGTCGTAGGGATTGTCGCCTTCCCAGATGATGGCAGTCTGATCGCCGCGCTTCTTCAGATGCCGGTCGATGCAGTTCCACGAAACATTGGTCTCGCCATCCTCGAACCATTTGATCGAGACCTTACCGTCGAAGGAGGTGTTCTTGACCTTGCTGTAGGGCTTGAACCAGTCGATGCGCTTGCCGTGCTTTCCCCAGAATTTGTCCGGGTTCTTCACGCTGTCGGCGTACCATTTCAAATAGGTGTCATTGTCGATCAGCGCATTCTTCTTCCACGCCGGCTGGACGCGATGGACATGAACCTCGGACATATCTTTTTGCCTTCCTCCCGAAACCAGGCCGCCCGGCTTGACCGCCGGCGGCATCGCGGCGATGCGGCCGCGAATTCGCGCGCATTATTAACAGTTCCGCGGTGACGGCAACATTAGACGTTGGATTCGCGCGGCGGGATGCCGCAGACGTCGTTTTCGCCGCTATCAGCACTCGACCATGATCGCTGCTAACTGCATGTTTTTACGTCGTAAATCTGGCAACTACCTACGAAATATCAATAGACGATTAAGCAAATTGCGCGCACAATTTCAAATGGGAGGAAGGAGAATCAACCAGGGGACCGCAATGCGCGACCATTCCGAAATGGACCTGATGCTCAAGGGCTACGGCTTGACCACGGCCAAGATTCTTTATCATTTTCCCGATCATCCGCATCTGCTGCAGAGCTTCATCTGGCAGGACTACGACATCGCTCCGAAATTTCCGGTGCTGATCCGGTTCATCGAGTTCTGGCAGACCAAGCTCGATGGTCCGCTGCATTCGGTGAGCTATACCCACCAAAAGCTGATCGCGCCCAACGAGTGGCACAAGGTCGACGGCGAGTTCATGCTGCACTAGGGCATGTCGATATTCAGGTGAGGCCGGCCTGCGAATGGCGGCTTCCTGCGCTTCCGGTGCTCACGTACTTTAAGTATGCTGCGCTCCGGTTCTCGGAAGCCACCATTCTCGGCGCGGCCTGACCTGAATCTCAACATGCCCTGTCGCCGGGCGTTTAAGGTATCGAACCGGGTCAGACCGCAGGCGGGCTCAGCCGGGCAAAACCCTCCTGCCGGCGATACGGAAAATATGGATAGGCTGCGGTCACCGCGCTTGCCGCGTCGAGTGTCTTGATCTGGTCTGATGTCAATGACCAACCGACGGCGCCGAGGTTCTGGCGCAGCTGATCCTCGTTGCGCGCGCCAATTATGACGGAGGCGACGGTCGGCCGCTGCAGCAACCAGTTGATGGCGATCTGCGGCACGGTCTTGCCGGTTTCGCTGGCCACGGCTTCGAGCGCATCGACAACCCTGTAGAGCAACTCGTCTTCGACCGGCGGCCCGAAGCTTGCGGTGTCGTGCAGCCGGCTTTTTTCCGGCAGTGGCTCGCCGCGGCGGATTTTTCCGGTCAGGCGGCCCCAGCCGAGCGGGCTCCACACCAGCGCGCCAACGCCTTGGTCGAGGCCGAGCGGCATCAACTCCCATTCATAGTCGCGCCCGACCAGCGAATAATAGACCTGATGGGCGACGTAGCGCGGGTAGCCGTGCTTGTCCGCCAGGCCGAGCGATTTCATCACCTGCCAGCCGGAAAAGTTGGAGACGCCGACATAGCGCAGCTTGCCGGCGCGCACGAGACTGTCCAGCGTCGACAGTACCTCCTCGATCGGCGTTGCGGCATCGAAAGCATGCAGCTGCAGCAGGTCGATGTAATCGGTGCCGAGACGCTTCAGCGCGTCCTCGACCGCATTGATGAGGCGCGAACGGGAGGAGCCGGCATCGTTGGGTCCGTCGCCCATCGGCAGCGAGGTCTTGGTCGAGATCAGCACGGCGTCACGGCGGCCCTTGATCGCCGCGCCGAGCACTTCCTCGGAGGCGCCGTTCGAGTAGACGTCGGCGGTGTCGAACAGGTTGACGCCGGCCTCCAGGCAGATGTCGAGCAGCCGCCGCGCTTCCGTCGCATCGCTGTTGCCCCAGGCGCCGAA is part of the Mesorhizobium sp. L-2-11 genome and harbors:
- a CDS encoding SAM-dependent methyltransferase gives rise to the protein MEAADRAARIVRTVIETLKPGFAVRLWNGERIGPATGPVVTINDQDIVWQVMRRPNLSTLIEMWISKTIDVEDGSLFDFYALPANGKLRTKLKSLPKLAVLRDLPAVLFSRKQMTARTDLSGRNPFVSGSNRQAIQHHYDISNAFYRLFLDERMVYSCGYFTDFTNGIDQAQKDKLDHICRKLRLKPGEKLLDIGCGWGAMLIHAAKNYGVVGHGVSLSQAQTELARERIRAEGLEDRITIEIKSYAELSGSFDKISSIGMFEHLGLANHAAYFSTIHRLLKPGGVYLHHAITRRDKGSIKKTLRKGPEFKALIKYIFPGGELDTIGMTLGNLEAHGFLVYDVENLREHYARTCRLWAERLHARFDEAIAEVGEAKARLWLLYLTGCSITFERASAQVFQTVVTKRARGPSGLPPTRADLYR
- the acs gene encoding acetate--CoA ligase, coding for MSEVHVHRVQPAWKKNALIDNDTYLKWYADSVKNPDKFWGKHGKRIDWFKPYSKVKNTSFDGKVSIKWFEDGETNVSWNCIDRHLKKRGDQTAIIWEGDNPYDDRKITYNELYAHVCRLANVMKKHGVRKGDRVTIYMPMIPEAAYAMLACTRIGAIHSVVFGGFSPDALAGRIDDCKSSFVITADEGLRGGKPIPLKDNTDKAIEIAAKAGTKVEKVVVVRRTGGKTGWVAGRDVWYHDEVATVKAECKPEKMKAEDPLFILYTSGSTGKPKGVLHTTAGYLVYVSMTHQYVFDYHDGDIYWCTADVGWVTGHSYIVYGPLANGATTLMFEGVPNYPSQSRFWEVIDKHKVNIFYTAPTALRALMGAGDTHVTKTSRKSLRVLGTVGEPINPEAWEWYFNVVGNGKVPIVDTWWQTETGGILIAPLPGATPLKAGSATRPFFGVKPQLVDGDGNVLEGVASGNLCIADSWPGQMRTVYGDHERFVQTYFSTYKGKYFTGDGCRRDADGYYWITGRVDDVINVSGHRMGTAEVESALVSHDKVSEAAVVGYPHDIKGQGIYCYVTLMAGENPNEELRKELVAHVRKDIGAIATPDKIQFAPGLPKTRSGKIMRRILRKIAEDDFAALGDTSTLADPAVVDDLIANRQNKRI
- a CDS encoding usg protein, producing MRDHSEMDLMLKGYGLTTAKILYHFPDHPHLLQSFIWQDYDIAPKFPVLIRFIEFWQTKLDGPLHSVSYTHQKLIAPNEWHKVDGEFMLH
- a CDS encoding aldo/keto reductase, whose protein sequence is MDYRRLGASGLKVPALSFGAGTFGGSGPLFGAWGNSDATEARRLLDICLEAGVNLFDTADVYSNGASEEVLGAAIKGRRDAVLISTKTSLPMGDGPNDAGSSRSRLINAVEDALKRLGTDYIDLLQLHAFDAATPIEEVLSTLDSLVRAGKLRYVGVSNFSGWQVMKSLGLADKHGYPRYVAHQVYYSLVGRDYEWELMPLGLDQGVGALVWSPLGWGRLTGKIRRGEPLPEKSRLHDTASFGPPVEDELLYRVVDALEAVASETGKTVPQIAINWLLQRPTVASVIIGARNEDQLRQNLGAVGWSLTSDQIKTLDAASAVTAAYPYFPYRRQEGFARLSPPAV